The Elgaria multicarinata webbii isolate HBS135686 ecotype San Diego chromosome 11, rElgMul1.1.pri, whole genome shotgun sequence genome segment CTTTGCCCACCATGCTTTCCATTTAAGTAAATATGAACCTATGATATTGACTTAGATTGAAAGAAACCAAggttttacttagggtgaccatttggaaaggaggacaggtctcctgtatctttaacagttgtctagaaaagggaagttcagcaggtgtcatttgtatgcatgcagcacctggtgaaattccttcttcatcgcaacagttaaagctgcaggagccctgccctcttgagaaTCCGCTTTAGAATCCGCTACCCACATACTATAATttttgaagcccaaaacacttggtaaagatttgcaaatctatTATTTAGTGGAGTCTGTATTCTCTCtcgatctggtgaatctcagagacACCCGATTAAGTTTGAATGGGTGTCTCTAagatcaacctgcccggtcactgagttcatgctcctggtggttccacatagacctatcctccagttggagtccaccaggggaagagccttcagtgtggtggctcccatcttatggaattccctgcctctggaggtcaggcaggcgccaactttgtattccttccgtcgcctcctgaaaacgtcattgttccaggaagcgttcccttaatgaccagctgcggttttattatccttttaaaatgtacttttaatgtgctttatttttttattcaattTGTCCACCGCTTCGAAATTCTTGaatggagagtggtatataaatataaataaaataaaataaataaataagtttcagaAACAAGCTATTCAGATAGAGCGAGAAGCAGTTATTCGTCTCGATGGGATGTTCCCCCTTCATATCTTTGGACCTTGGGGGCAAGCCAGGAACATAAAGTCAGAAGCCAAGGCAGCCACACATCTTACATGCCACAGAGAGGCAGCGTGGGAATAACTCTCCGCACTTTCTGTGACCTTGAGACGCTGGCTATCTCAGCAAACAGAGGTACATTCCGCTCCCAATGGACGTACCTCTGCTTGCAAAATGCAAAGCTGTGTTTACGAGTAAAATAACATAATAACAACCTCTTGCAGCTCCTCGTAGGTGATGAAGAAGAAGTTTTCCTTGTCCTTCAAGTTCAGCCAGCCTTTAACGTGGTCAAACCAGGATCCAAAGGGCACTGCAACCACAAGCAGCATTAGACAGGGACAGGGAGGCATGGAGAATGACTATGGGGTGGGGTTAGGGgcggagggaaggagaaagggtgaccctctaaaccagggatggggaacatgtggccctctggatgttgctggaatgcaatttccatcatccctcgccattggctatgccagctgtGGCTGATGAGACTTGCAGTCTACAGAACGGCCAGAAATTTCCCCTACCCCTACTCTAAACCAGAGGAAGGTATAAGAATATCACCCATTCTCACCCGAGGCATTccatatggcttctttaccccgacctaaatgcgcagatCTGCGTTTTAGGACACGTGACACAGCTGCTCATTCAACGCAGCGCTGGGTGTTTAAcccaataatgtgcatatttgtagttgcgatttaccacgacttttggatcaacccatcgagtttgcactgcgttatagttatgtgtccttgtgGGAGTTAaaccacattttgaaatgtgggcgtagctttgagggcaggacaaagtgattggccaatttccctccTTCCCGCCGTTCTCATGTTGAATAATATGACTATGCGGAGGtccgcagatagagcttttaaaattaaaacaaagagggggaaacgggcagcgagatggaggagacgtgttcagtcccccgcttGCATCCTCGTccgctgccttgttcctttccccactcggttttcctcttatatgaatctgcggagctccgcacaTAAAGCTTTAGCATTTCGGAGCCTcgtatgtgtgcattaataactgctgcagtgtgtcactctttgcctagattcaaatCTACGAAAATTctggtttatattcaatgaggagcaatcccgttgttgtttAGATGGGGGCCCAGTGACTCACCATCTCCCTTTAGGAAGCCCTCGAGGAACTGATCCAAGGTGCCAGGGTCTTTATAGGGGCGAAACATCGAGGCGAAATGATAGAGGGAGACCACAACATCTTTGGGGTTCCTGACTGTGTAGATGATCTGTTGGCAGAAGGGGGTGGGAAATGAACTGCAATGTCAGAAAATGCAAGCAGAGCCTACCTGTATAAAAAACACTGGGTGGGCTGCACATGCAAACAGGCACCAACGAAAGCAGATTCGCATTTCCACCTCCGCCTCCAGAACTCTAAGGCCGTTGATGAAGGTGGGCAGGAAAAAAACACGCATTTGAATCCTATAGTTCTACAATCCTGCCTTTCAAAAATGAGAGTAGCTGGGGCAGGACCCTGTCTGGTGTCAGGATCTGACCATGCAGCCCCTTCCTTGGTTTGCAAAGCGGAGTCTTGGCATTGAAACTGATCACCAAGACTGGTGAAGCCCTGGCTGAAATTAGGGTGGCcagctgcaaaagaggacagggcccttGCTTGAAATTGGGGCTTGCGTAActtggacctgcaacaaaatgttacagtgggTGCTCACCCTCTAGGaagagtgcttctgttcaggtttGCAGATGGTGCCGGTTCCAGATTCTggaggccccttgggcaagacactatCAAGAGGGCCCTCCCTcggtgagtccaccttctcatcaccatggcCACTAGCTGCTCCTTttccttatcctctttctcatcatggttaccacttgcttgcttgacaggcaaggaGCCAATGAATGAGTAGGTCATGACAatctgaggaggaggagtaacTCCAGGGTCTTTTCTCAGTGGCCCCCTACTGGAGTCTGGGCCCTCACCAGTTGCCcagctatgcctacccttgacactgccCTTGATTCTAGCAAGACAGTCAGGCCCGCCCTGCGACACTATAATCTGTAAGGGACTCAAACCAACCACTCCTCCAACCTCTCCCTGCTGCCATGTTCTATTACGCTTTTCCGACTGACACTCAATGTTTCATGGCTCTTGGAGGCCACTAAGCTAGGGtgttcatatggaaaggaggacagggctcttgcatctttaacagttgcatagaaaagggaaattcagcaggtgccatttgaatgcacacagtacctggtgaaattccctcttccgtcacaacagtaaaagctgcaggagccctgccctcttgaccagttacaaaagaaggcaggactcctacagccttaactgttgtgatgaagggggaatttcaccaggcgctacatgtatacaactgacacctgctgaaagtcccttttctagacaactgctaaagatacaggagccctgccctcctttccatatggtcacactacactACGCATCCACAACCCCTTttcggtttgtttgtttttaaaaaatactctgcATCCCTCAGGATTCATGAGaacatgctgatacctccctcttattTCTCAGTTTCCCCATTGGGCCTCCAATCCGGGCAGCATGTAACCACCTGAGTTCGCTATTGGctcggtggtagagcacctgctttgcacgcagggggtcccaggttcgatccccggcttctccagttTGGGCTccgaaagaatcctgcctgaaaccctacgagagctgctgccagtcagtgtcaaccatactgggctagatggaccaagggtctgactcagtaaaaggcagcttcctatgtacctacGGGATGGTGATGAAAGTGACATGGAAGTGACgcacgtgtgtgtgcgtgtgtcttgTTGATGACCCCTCCCTTACCTTGGCTTTGGATTTGAAGAAGGACTTTGCAAAGAGCTGCACCGGCAGGTGGGAACTGATAATGCGCGGCGACTTGTTGGTCAAAGATGTTCGGTATCCGATCACCGTCTCGTACCACGGGGCCCGGTCCCAGTTGGGCACTGTTCTGCACCAGGTGGGGTCGCCGTTGCTACAGATGAGGCTTAAAATCTCCACCATCCACACGGTCCCTAAGACCATCCCAAGAAAGCCGCGTTAATGTGTTAAACCTGGGCTTCATTTTGCCCACCAGTGATGATGATTCACTGATATATTCCCACTTTTCCGGGCTCAGAGCTGGGCTAgatttagagcgtcatcagacgagcgttctATCGcgcgctcattactgcccactcgtGATTTTTcgcgcgtcctttagatgacgtccgcctcccactccttccgctcgtttttccattgcaaaggaagacccggaaaatccgacttatttttataaaaacaaaacttgctgccatttcctgctgtgtgcaggaaaagcagcgcaataaaagcACCCGCTGAATGGGCCGCCTGatcgctgctgcttcctctttctctcccccgtGTAAAGAGATCGTCATATTATGGGACAGCAACAACAGGAGGCcgtagcgacagtagggaaacgcAGAAATGCACTTCCCTCTGCCGTAGGGATTTCTGGcctccaccccacagcagcgaaaCCATGGGGTTTTCTCCAAAGCGGCAGCAAAGCAGTGCCGTGAAGGCAACTCCCTGAAGCCATGGTCTGTCTGGGGCTCTCTAGGTGGCTACGCTccaccacccccttcctccaatcactggtcatttcctggcttttgtgcagttttaccCTGTTCTAAAAAGCTGGAATGCCTCTGGAAGGAAAAGCGGCTGGAAGGAAGAGCCTTACACTAAAAGCTGCTAATATAGGCCCTGctccatttgcctttggccctgcctgccACTGGAACACAGTCCCTGAAAAGtgtctctgaaatgaaatttggcccatgggctgaaacTGGTTTTAAAATAAGTGTCTGCCTCTTGGTTTTGTTCTGCCTTGAATTTATTTTCGATCTTCTGACCGCTGTTGCACTTTTTGTCTTGTAACTACCATGTTCAGGTTTGGGGGCCTTGGTTTAAAATTATAATGATGTTTCACATCACTTCATTGATCATTTTGCTTTTTAGCCGCTTTGAGCTCCCAATGAGGAAAGactgaggggggatctacactactgcttttaaagcgcttcaaagcactttgaaaacgttttgaaaactgtatatgcagtgtgtcctgggccccaacagttgtcaactcCAACCCTCTCTAGGAGTACCTGATTTCTGGTAGGTGACATTGAAAATATCATCGTCTCGAACTTGGAAATTGTTTTCCACCATCTGCAACACCTTTTCGGAGTAGATGATTTGAGGAAAGCTGATCCCCTTGTACTGGAAATATTCCTTGAACATCCTGGGGACCAGCAGATAAACGGGAAGTGTGTTAAGTGGTGGCAGAAGTTGATTAAACAGTTGATCCCAAATGAAGATCTTCTGAGGCTGGGGGAGGTAGATGGTTCCTCTAGAAGGGAGAAAGAAATTATGAAATATCAGATATGTTAGTGGGGGGAAAGAGTGCTGTGATGTAGCCAACATTCGAACCCAGATCTTCCTGGTTTTCACTCTTACCTAATAccacaacacactggctctcctctggcatcattttttaaaatttctccgctgcggcaccccggttgtggaatgagctctccagagcctggcgcctacactgtactcctttcgtcgccagatgaagacctttttattttctcagcattttaacacctaatttaacttaaatttaaactttgctgttttaattctgtatttcaacctatatcaatttctgctttgtggttttaccatggttgtgctttttatattgtatttgtgtttttagattttatcctggttgtgctttttatactgtattttgtatttgtgcttttaacctgttggttgttttattatggttttaatttttgtgaaccacccagagagcttcggctattgggtggtataaaattgtaataaataaataaataaaattatttatttatttcattttgatacCGCTCAATTGTTAAAGCTTCTCTGGGTGGCTCtcaaaataaaacttaaaaccataaaaggttTTGTAAAACTTTAAACAAGCATAATGTTATAActaaaagcagcagaagaaaaccaacataaaaactaaagtaaaaaacaacagcagcagcagttcaaGAGATCTAAAAAGTACTTAACACCACTTTAAGAACTGAATGGCTTAAAAAGCCTAGAAGAATGAAAAGGGTTTCACTGGTGCCGAAGGACCACAATGTAGAGCTTTTAAAgttaataccagaactttgaattgggcctggaaatggactagTAGTCAATGCAGAATTATGCAGGCTGGTCCCCACAGCTCCAAAATACCAAGTCAGCCCTAAATTCTCTCAgagtagcacaatcctatgcatatttagacagataaaaatcctacaactcccagcattgctggactctgtctaaatatgcctgTGCCCTCGGTGGTACTCAACCACCTAACCtacctgttaacaatcttgctgccctgttttggggcACCTGAAGTTTCTGGGCCAGCGAAGGGTACACAAAAAATTATGTAGTGCGCTTAAACAACTGCAACCaatggaagttttttaaaaacattaattttaaaacctcaaactttaaaaaaaatctttaaaatgaatggatgtgattcaaatttggcatggctaaatccctacctaatagctatcacagtgccaagtttcatctcattatctttaaaaatgatagatctgtaagcatttttgttaattcccactgaatagagctgccctttgggaaaTCTGGTTTTTCCCCTTTACATTTCAtaattcctccctctcccagttttgttaccaaaaatcctgacaaatccggtttttccctgtcatatggtcaccataattttgcccccccttttttcagccccctccccgcaagcttctctgaaatggaatttggcccttggatcaGAAAACAT includes the following:
- the LOC134406924 gene encoding sulfotransferase 2B1-like encodes the protein MFKEYFQYKGISFPQIIYSEKVLQMVENNFQVRDDDIFNVTYQKSGTVWMVEILSLICSNGDPTWCRTVPNWDRAPWYETVIGYRTSLTNKSPRIISSHLPVQLFAKSFFKSKAKIIYTVRNPKDVVVSLYHFASMFRPYKDPGTLDQFLEGFLKGDVPFGSWFDHVKGWLNLKDKENFFFITYEELQEDLRGSIVRISQFLGKNLDDAVIDSVVANASFEAMKSNKMSNFSLSPRFLMNQKKSAFLRKGISGDWKNHLTAAQSECFDQVYQERTQDLNVTFPWDKE